Proteins co-encoded in one Setaria viridis chromosome 9, Setaria_viridis_v4.0, whole genome shotgun sequence genomic window:
- the LOC117838950 gene encoding uncharacterized protein, with protein MDLLQSSYAPDDASSPEESAAASSPDSSPLRLPSKSAAPAVDDTALALSAAASASRPLDPSLHLVAFNPTADQLWAPIVGPQHPHAPISSASGNRNHKLGHVEDAAVLPFLFDEQYNTFHRFGYASDPSGLHIVGDAQSQAPEPDTVYNLAPSEHKRRRLLAKADNQEEPLPPDARNPASEEWILHNKQSPWAGKKEAPPAELTEEQKQYAEAHAAKKAEKEARGEGKGERAEVVVKSTFHGKEERDYQGRSWITPPKDAKASNDHCYIPKRCVHEWVGHTKGVSAIRFFPKYGHLLLSASMDCKIKIWDVLGSRTCMRTYMGHSKAVRDISFSNDGTKFLSAGYDRNIQYWDTETGQVISTFSTGKVPYVVKLNPDEDKQHILLAGMSDKKIVQWDMKSGQITQEYDQHLGAVNTITFVDNNRRFVTSSDDKSLRVWEFGIPVVIKYISEPHMHSMPSIALHPNSNWLAAQSLDNQILIYSTKERFQLNKKKRFAGHIVAGYACQVNFSPDGRFVMSGDGEGSCWFWDWKSCRRFKTLKCHNGVCIGCEWHPLETSKVATCGWDGVIKYWD; from the exons ATGGATCTCCTCCAGTCCTCGTACGCGCCGGACGACGCCTCCTCGCCAGAGGAGTCGGCGGCCGCTTCCTCGCCGGACTCCTccccgctccgcctcccctccaagtccgccgcccccgccgtcgacgACACCGCGCtcgcgctctccgccgccgcctcggcctcccgcCCGCTCGACCCCTCTCTCCACCTCGTCGCCTTCAACCCCACCGCCGACCAGCTCTGGGCGCCAATCGTTGGGCCTCAGCACCCCCACGCCCccatctcctccgcctccggcaaCCGCAACCACAAGCTGGGCCACGTCGAGGACGCCGCGGTACTGCCTTTCCTCTTCGACGAGCAGTACAACACCTTCCACAGGTTCGGCTACGCATCCGACCCCTCCGGCCTCCACATCGTCGGCGACGCGCAGTCGCAGGCGCCCGAGCCCGACACCGTCTACAACCTCGCCCCCTCCGAGcacaagcgccgccgcctcctggccAAGGCGGACAACCAGGAGGAACCACTGCCCCCGGATGCCAGAAATCCGGCCTCCGAGGAGTGGATCCTCCACAACAAGCAGAGCCCCTGGGCTGGCAAGAAGGAAGCGCCGCCCGCGGAGCTCACTGAAGAGCAGAAGCAGTATGCCGAGGCGCACGCGGCCAAGAAGGCAGAGAAGGAGGCTCGCGGTGAAGGGAAGGGCGAGAGGGCAGAGGTGGTGGTCAAGAGCACCTTCCAcgggaaggaggagagagactACCAGGGGAGGTCCTGGATCACACCACCCAAGGATGCCAAGGCCAGCAACGACCACTGCTACATCCCTAAGAGGTGTGTGCATGAGTGGGTCGGCCACACCAAAGGGGTTTCAGCCATCAGATTTTTCCCCAAGTATGGGCATCTCTTACTGTCTGCGAGTATGGATTGTAAGATTAAGATCTGGGATGTGCTCGGGTCGCGGACATGTATGCGCACATATATGGGTCACTCAAAGGCAGTGAGGGATATTTCGTTCTCCAATGATGGGACCAAATTCTTGAGTGCTGGGTATGACAGGAACATACAGTACTGGGATACTGAGACAGGGCAGGTGATCTCGACCTTCTCAACCGGGAAGGTCCCATATGTTGTGAAGCTGAATCCTGATGAGGATAAGCAGCATATTCTCCTTGCCGGAATGAGCGACAAGAAGATTGTGCAATGGGATATGAAATCAGGGCAGATAACACAAGAGTACGATCAGCATTTAGGGGCTGTGAACACCATAACATTTGTCGATAATAACAGGAGGTTTGTGACATCGAGTGATGACAAGTCTCTTCGTGTTTGGGAGTTTGGCATCCCTGTGGTGATTAAGTATATCAGTGAGCCGCACATGCACTCAATGCCATCAATTGCGCTGCACCCAAACTCTAACTGGCTGGCAGCACAGAGCTTGGACAATCAAATACTGATATACAGCACCAAGGAGAGGTTCCAACTCAATAAGAAGAAGCGATTTGCTGGCCACATTGTAGCAGGTTATGCTTGTCAGGTGAACTTCTCACCTGATGGGAGATTTGTGATGTCAGGTGACGGTGAAGGTAGCTGCTGGTTCTGGGATTGGAAAAGCTGCAGGAGGTTTAAGACATTGAAGTGCCACAATGGGGTCTGCATTGGATGTGAGTGGCATCCGTTGGAAACTAGCAAGGTTGCAACATGTGGATGGGATGGTGTAATTAAATACTG GGATTGA